A single genomic interval of Syntrophaceae bacterium harbors:
- a CDS encoding transposase: MIEEYLSGVSTAAQLMRRHEISSGLLYHWKDQYTKGRFDNPPSHEAALEERVRQLEQLVGRLTLENEFLKKAVQRSLAPSKRSGGSSLSIVASSKASKGGAS, from the coding sequence GTGATCGAAGAGTACCTGAGCGGGGTCAGCACGGCGGCGCAGCTGATGCGCCGTCACGAGATCTCGTCGGGGCTGCTGTATCACTGGAAGGATCAGTACACCAAGGGGCGCTTTGACAATCCTCCCAGTCACGAAGCGGCCCTGGAGGAGCGCGTCCGTCAGCTCGAGCAGCTGGTGGGCCGGCTCACCCTGGAGAACGAGTTTTTAAAAAAAGCCGTGCAGCGAAGCCTCGCACCGTCGAAGAGAAGCGGCGGTTCATCGCTGAGCATCGTGGCCTCGTCGAAAGCATCGAAAGGGGGTGCGAGCTGA
- a CDS encoding ribbon-helix-helix domain-containing protein, which produces MEEKKMFATRINKDLLKKLKILSVHQEKPINSLLEEAIQELLRKYQKTSKESP; this is translated from the coding sequence ATGGAAGAAAAGAAGATGTTCGCCACCCGCATCAACAAAGACCTTCTCAAGAAGCTGAAGATTCTCAGCGTCCACCAGGAAAAGCCTATCAACTCCCTTTTAGAAGAAGCCATCCAAGAATTGCTCAGGAAATACCAAAAGACATCAAAAGAATCACCATAA
- a CDS encoding tyrosine-type recombinase/integrase: MACIAKRRGRYVIDCYDQHGKRYRKTLKAGTTKSVARKELREIEDRIARRSFMHDKKTPAFSKVAEDWLEYKKPQIRITTWNMYRGLFKLHFHDLMNLRISTISVATIEKFITKRQAEGMNLNTLRRIICTLNQIMAYAVRHRFIESNPVRDAERPKKQNGQACGGVNFISLSPEQIRSFVDAEEDPKYRVLLLLAVMTGARQGEIIGLKWDDVDFDRQELHIRRTYKAVHNRKSISFVDCIFSHAESLILALPSTRQMSI; encoded by the coding sequence ATGGCTTGCATAGCCAAACGGCGAGGCCGGTATGTCATAGACTGCTATGACCAACACGGGAAGCGTTACCGGAAGACACTGAAGGCGGGGACAACCAAGAGTGTGGCGAGGAAGGAGCTGCGGGAGATCGAAGACAGGATTGCCCGCCGGTCATTCATGCATGACAAGAAAACCCCCGCCTTTTCTAAAGTGGCAGAAGATTGGCTTGAATACAAGAAGCCTCAAATAAGGATCACGACCTGGAACATGTACAGGGGGCTTTTCAAACTGCATTTCCATGACCTGATGAATTTACGCATTAGCACCATATCTGTGGCGACCATCGAGAAGTTCATCACCAAGCGACAAGCAGAGGGGATGAACCTCAACACATTGAGGCGAATCATCTGCACTCTAAACCAGATCATGGCCTATGCGGTCAGGCACAGATTCATTGAGAGCAACCCTGTCAGAGATGCCGAAAGGCCCAAGAAGCAAAACGGACAGGCATGCGGGGGAGTCAATTTCATATCCCTTTCTCCCGAACAAATCCGGTCCTTTGTGGATGCAGAAGAAGACCCCAAATATCGTGTCCTGCTGCTATTAGCGGTTATGACCGGTGCGAGGCAGGGCGAAATAATAGGCCTGAAATGGGATGATGTAGACTTTGACAGGCAGGAATTGCATATCCGCAGAACTTATAAGGCAGTCCATAATAGAAAAAGCATTTCGTTCGTTGATTGCATCTTCAGCCATGCTGAGTCTCTGATACTGGCGTTGCCCTCTACGCGACAGATGTCCATATAA
- a CDS encoding site-specific integrase produces the protein MPKTKGSIRIIDLPPNVIRELRKWKLACPPNDLNLVFPSDMGTPLDAQNMIHRHFKVALRRAGLSGIRFHDLRHLHASYLIEQGESITYIQHRLGHADPSITLKVYSHLLQKNNPQAISQLESTIFGQTGHNLVTEKQKGLAMLS, from the coding sequence TTGCCCAAGACAAAAGGATCAATCCGCATAATCGATCTGCCCCCAAATGTCATACGGGAACTGAGGAAATGGAAGCTGGCTTGTCCTCCGAACGACCTGAACCTTGTATTTCCCAGTGACATGGGAACGCCCCTTGATGCCCAGAATATGATTCACCGGCATTTCAAGGTGGCCCTTCGCAGGGCGGGGTTATCGGGCATACGATTCCATGACCTCAGGCATCTTCACGCATCTTATCTGATTGAACAAGGCGAGAGCATTACTTACATCCAGCACAGGTTGGGACATGCCGACCCTTCCATTACCTTAAAGGTCTATTCTCACCTTCTTCAAAAGAACAATCCCCAAGCGATCAGTCAGCTTGAAAGCACCATTTTTGGGCAAACCGGTCACAATTTGGTCACAGAAAAACAAAAGGGATTAGCCATGCTTAGCTAA
- the alr gene encoding alanine racemase produces MGAQKGNGLNYRSWVEVDLDNFTHNWHEIRKLVGPDVKILSVVKADAYGHGAIEISNVALKNGATYLGVANADEGVQLRVGGIDAPILILSPSMGLEIDEIIKYNLTPSVSDVGFARELQKKLRKAHAKRPIHVEVDTGMGRGGTIHSEAFRVIEEILELPNLAVEGIFTHLSSSEVEGDDYNERQWGLFKALLKKLEENRIYIPLKHLANSGGLLNFKPFHLDMVRPGIMSYGIYPAESLKVKADLLPVMSFKTKVLLLKEFPKGYGIGYNRTYVTKKPTRIATIPVGYGDGYGVIMSNQGEALIRGKRVPLVGRVSMDMCTLDVSRLPECEVGDEVVLLGRQGDEYIPANDIAAKARTISYEVLCALGKRAPRVFIQKGRADAVEPRLRRIFIPDEVKSISRIDSVIRRCFQTRARSTELGDAIYYEMFETLFGKEDRQLELRTHFRYDIKVSDFTAAERAKDAQAENFFKVSTHIEYTKSLRNSIFLIGCALNNRQLSMLFEDPRCEYRWLLTTRDETFRESDFRVVRVCVDNEAVPIIRSETTERGYEIWCGGGDSLRGKLNRQVRMKIEIETKKFRSNNLFSVYLVYPTRGLDIDFNYEGMNLKNVREISFFAGKHPYPEVTKEAGKRIRLRISDDEWIFPNSGVTFLWDL; encoded by the coding sequence ATGGGCGCACAGAAGGGCAACGGGCTCAACTACAGAAGCTGGGTCGAGGTCGACCTGGACAACTTCACCCACAACTGGCACGAGATCCGCAAGCTCGTGGGGCCCGATGTGAAGATTCTCTCGGTGGTGAAGGCCGACGCCTACGGCCACGGGGCCATCGAGATCTCCAACGTGGCCCTGAAGAACGGCGCAACGTACCTGGGGGTCGCCAACGCCGACGAGGGCGTCCAGCTGCGCGTGGGCGGCATCGACGCGCCGATCCTGATCCTGAGCCCTTCCATGGGCCTCGAGATCGACGAGATCATCAAGTACAACCTCACCCCGTCCGTCTCGGACGTCGGCTTTGCCCGCGAGCTCCAGAAGAAGCTGAGGAAAGCCCATGCCAAGAGACCCATCCACGTCGAGGTGGACACGGGGATGGGCCGCGGCGGCACGATCCACAGCGAGGCCTTCCGGGTGATCGAGGAGATCCTCGAACTGCCCAATCTCGCCGTCGAGGGCATCTTCACGCACCTCTCCTCGAGCGAGGTCGAGGGGGACGACTACAACGAAAGGCAGTGGGGGCTCTTCAAGGCGCTGCTGAAGAAGCTCGAGGAGAACCGGATCTACATCCCCCTCAAGCACCTGGCCAACAGCGGCGGCCTGCTGAACTTCAAGCCCTTCCACCTGGACATGGTGCGGCCCGGCATCATGTCCTACGGGATCTACCCCGCCGAGAGCCTCAAGGTGAAGGCCGACCTGCTGCCCGTGATGAGCTTCAAGACGAAGGTGCTTCTCCTCAAGGAGTTCCCCAAGGGCTACGGGATCGGCTACAACCGCACCTACGTCACAAAGAAGCCCACCCGGATCGCCACGATCCCCGTGGGCTACGGCGACGGCTACGGGGTCATCATGTCCAACCAGGGCGAGGCCCTCATCCGCGGCAAGCGGGTTCCCCTCGTCGGCCGCGTTTCCATGGACATGTGCACCCTCGACGTGAGCCGCCTGCCCGAGTGCGAGGTGGGCGACGAGGTCGTGCTGCTGGGCCGGCAGGGCGACGAGTACATCCCGGCCAACGACATCGCCGCCAAGGCCCGGACGATCAGCTACGAGGTGCTCTGCGCGCTGGGCAAGCGGGCCCCGCGCGTCTTCATCCAGAAGGGCCGGGCGGACGCCGTCGAGCCGCGGCTGCGGCGCATCTTCATCCCGGACGAGGTCAAGTCGATCTCCCGGATCGACAGCGTGATCCGCCGCTGCTTCCAGACGCGGGCCCGAAGCACCGAGCTGGGCGACGCGATCTACTACGAGATGTTCGAGACGCTCTTCGGCAAGGAGGACCGGCAGCTGGAGCTGCGGACGCACTTCCGCTACGACATCAAGGTCTCCGACTTCACGGCGGCGGAGAGGGCGAAGGACGCCCAGGCGGAGAACTTCTTCAAGGTCTCGACGCACATCGAGTACACGAAGAGCCTGCGCAACTCCATCTTTCTCATCGGCTGCGCGCTCAACAACCGGCAGCTCTCGATGCTGTTCGAGGACCCGCGCTGCGAGTACCGCTGGCTGCTCACGACGCGCGACGAGACGTTCCGGGAGAGCGACTTCCGGGTGGTCCGCGTCTGCGTGGACAACGAGGCCGTCCCCATCATCCGCTCCGAGACCACGGAGCGCGGCTACGAGATCTGGTGCGGGGGCGGGGATTCGCTGCGCGGCAAGCTCAACCGCCAGGTCCGGATGAAGATCGAGATCGAGACGAAGAAGTTTCGGAGCAACAACCTCTTCTCCGTCTACCTCGTCTACCCGACGCGGGGCCTGGACATCGACTTCAACTACGAGGGGATGAACCTGAAGAACGTCCGCGAGATCAGCTTCTTCGCGGGCAAGCACCCCTACCCCGAGGTGACGAAGGAAGCGGGAAAGCGGATCCGGTTGAGGATCAGCGACGACGAGTGGATCTTCCCCAACAGCGGCGTGACGTTTCTGTGGGATCTGTGA
- a CDS encoding D-alanine--D-alanine ligase: protein MEKLRVGIIFGGMSSEREVSLNSGRNVYDNMDRELFDPVPVFMDPGGRLWVLPWQLISQNTTTDITERLAAEAQPIAYEDLKHRIDFAFIALHGKYGDDGCIQGLLELQRIPYTGPGILASAIGMDKDIQQKILRAEGLGVPRSTTVEQRHWQEDPEAVRQRLVGEFGLPLVTKPVREGSSIGVTVVRKPEDLDAAMATALQWDRTVLVEEFLDGTEFSCIVLEDEGEPRPLSLTEIHPQSEFFTYDDKYMPGRCRKFTPPKTIPRDIAETIKADVVRAYKALGFRCYGRIDGFVLKDGRVLITDPNSSSGMAPSSFFFEQAAEQGMLPGMIISKLIEIGLRIHREKKGPL, encoded by the coding sequence ATGGAGAAATTACGCGTCGGCATCATCTTCGGCGGGATGTCCTCCGAGCGGGAGGTCTCCCTCAACAGCGGGCGAAACGTCTACGACAACATGGACCGGGAGCTGTTCGACCCGGTCCCGGTCTTCATGGACCCGGGCGGCCGCCTGTGGGTCCTGCCCTGGCAGCTCATCTCGCAGAACACGACGACGGACATCACGGAGCGCCTCGCGGCGGAGGCCCAACCGATCGCCTACGAGGACCTGAAACATCGGATCGACTTCGCCTTCATCGCCCTGCACGGCAAGTACGGCGACGACGGCTGCATCCAGGGCCTCCTGGAGCTGCAGCGCATCCCCTACACGGGACCGGGCATCCTGGCATCGGCCATCGGGATGGACAAGGACATCCAGCAGAAGATCCTGCGCGCAGAGGGGCTCGGGGTGCCGCGGAGCACGACCGTGGAGCAGCGGCACTGGCAGGAGGACCCCGAGGCCGTCCGGCAGCGCCTCGTCGGGGAATTCGGCCTGCCGCTGGTGACCAAGCCCGTCCGCGAGGGCTCGAGCATCGGGGTCACCGTGGTGCGCAAGCCCGAAGACCTCGACGCGGCCATGGCCACGGCCCTGCAGTGGGACCGGACGGTCCTCGTGGAGGAGTTTCTCGACGGCACCGAGTTCTCGTGCATCGTGCTCGAGGACGAGGGGGAGCCCCGGCCGCTTTCGCTCACGGAGATCCACCCGCAGAGCGAGTTCTTCACCTACGACGACAAGTACATGCCCGGCCGCTGCCGGAAGTTCACGCCGCCCAAGACGATCCCGAGGGACATCGCGGAGACGATCAAGGCGGACGTCGTGCGGGCCTACAAGGCGCTGGGCTTCCGCTGCTACGGGCGCATCGACGGCTTCGTCCTCAAGGACGGCCGCGTCCTGATCACCGACCCGAACTCCTCGTCGGGCATGGCGCCCTCGTCCTTCTTCTTCGAGCAGGCCGCCGAGCAGGGGATGCTGCCGGGCATGATCATCTCGAAGCTCATCGAGATCGGGCTGCGGATCCACCGGGAGAAGAAGGGACCCTTGTGA
- a CDS encoding D-alanine--D-alanine ligase, translated as MTAENTAKLRVGVIMGGVSSEKEVSLESGRNIFSKMDRKRFDPVPLFMDSRCALWEIPLKLLMRNSTADIEIDLAEEARPFPYEALKSRVDFVYIGLHGKYGEDGTLQGLLELLGIPYSGSGVLGSALGMDKFTARKVLAMSGIDVPKSVAVDRRAWEGAERGELLKRIETELGFPCVVKPTREGCSTAVKKVVSPAGIPDALASAFEWDNVAVVEEFLSGMEVTCGVLGNEEPRALTPSETIPTQEILSLEDKFLYGQGENKTPARVPADMLRKIQETAVRAYKALGLRAYSRIDMFVCDGRVIVLEPNTLPGMTPSTVLFHQAAAEGLSQTDLITRVIELSLEAHRSKKGPL; from the coding sequence ATGACGGCAGAGAACACGGCAAAGCTCAGGGTCGGGGTCATCATGGGGGGCGTGTCCTCGGAGAAGGAGGTCTCCCTCGAAAGTGGCCGAAACATCTTCAGCAAGATGGACCGCAAGAGGTTCGACCCCGTGCCCCTGTTCATGGACAGCCGCTGCGCCCTGTGGGAGATCCCGCTGAAGCTCCTGATGCGGAACAGCACCGCCGACATCGAGATCGACCTCGCCGAGGAGGCCCGGCCTTTCCCCTACGAGGCGCTGAAAAGCCGGGTTGATTTCGTCTACATCGGCCTGCACGGCAAGTACGGCGAGGACGGCACGCTCCAGGGGCTCCTGGAGCTGCTCGGGATTCCGTACAGCGGCTCCGGTGTCCTGGGATCGGCACTCGGGATGGACAAGTTCACGGCCCGCAAGGTCCTCGCCATGAGCGGGATTGACGTCCCGAAGTCGGTGGCGGTCGACCGGCGCGCATGGGAGGGTGCCGAGCGGGGCGAACTCCTGAAGCGCATCGAGACGGAACTCGGCTTCCCCTGCGTCGTGAAGCCCACCCGTGAGGGGTGCAGCACTGCGGTGAAGAAGGTGGTCTCCCCGGCCGGCATCCCCGACGCGCTGGCGTCGGCCTTCGAGTGGGACAACGTGGCCGTGGTGGAGGAGTTCCTCAGCGGCATGGAGGTGACCTGCGGGGTCCTCGGCAACGAAGAGCCGCGGGCGCTGACGCCCTCGGAGACGATCCCCACGCAGGAGATCCTCTCGCTCGAGGACAAGTTCCTCTATGGCCAGGGGGAGAACAAGACCCCCGCGAGAGTGCCCGCCGACATGCTGCGGAAGATCCAGGAAACGGCCGTCCGGGCCTACAAGGCCCTCGGGCTCCGGGCCTACTCGCGCATCGACATGTTCGTCTGTGACGGGCGGGTCATCGTGCTGGAGCCCAACACCCTTCCCGGCATGACGCCGTCGACGGTCCTGTTTCACCAGGCCGCCGCCGAGGGGCTGAGCCAGACGGATCTCATCACGCGGGTCATCGAGTTGTCCCTCGAGGCGCACCGCAGCAAGAAGGGGCCGCTGTAA
- a CDS encoding zinc ribbon domain-containing protein has translation MPIYEYRCRKCNREFEEVQSITAPELKSCKFCKGPVTKLMSVSSFHLKGSGWYVTDYGGRKAPSSETAHKSETAAKSDAASEGSSSAGTPAAGDKS, from the coding sequence ATGCCGATCTACGAATACCGCTGCAGGAAATGTAACCGGGAGTTCGAGGAGGTGCAGTCGATCACGGCCCCCGAGCTGAAGAGCTGCAAGTTCTGCAAGGGTCCCGTGACGAAGCTGATGTCGGTTTCCTCGTTCCACCTGAAGGGAAGCGGGTGGTACGTGACGGATTACGGCGGGCGGAAGGCGCCGTCGAGCGAGACGGCCCACAAGAGCGAGACGGCCGCGAAGAGCGACGCCGCGTCGGAGGGGTCCTCCTCGGCGGGCACGCCGGCGGCGGGCGATAAGTCCTGA
- a CDS encoding PAS domain S-box protein gives MVKDKQKDEPAQDLAALKKRIAELERTLQNERETFGTIIQKSPYGVLLLDDKGKFLYVNPEFVRVTGYALEDIPTGKDWLRKAFPDAEYRRKVIETWKSDMAANVRGSARVFRVTCRDGAVKVLEFRAARIDERRAMVMLTDITDRKRIEYALIESEERFRILSDNSPVGIALSRPDGVFEYLNPRFTEIFGYTIEDIPDSETFLKRVFPNPSYRDLVRYFYREDLENFTKSGKVGERVVTVRVRGGSDRIIHSRMVVLGNGRQLMTYEDITDLKKMEAELFHAQNMEAVATLAGGIAHAFNNILMGIQGYTALMLSETKADHPAYSRLKRIEKQVKSGSELTNQLLAFSSGGRYEVKPCNLNDIIEKTSTAFGQTRKDITIRKSLESDLWAVEIDQVQIEQVLVNLYVNAQQAMPQGGELTIKTRNVTLDEAYVRNYKVKPGNYVMVSVTDTGMGIDERTKERIFEPFFTTREMGRGRGLGLASAYGIIRGHQGIINIYSEEGEGTTFNIFLPATDKAAVKETVPPKGLLEGSETILFVDDEDVIIDVNREILESLGYKVVAARSGQEAIEIYRKLQGKIGLVILDMIMPGMDGEATYDSLRKINDDVRVILSSGYSKNEQAKAILEKGCQAFIQKPFSISDLSMTIRQVLDKK, from the coding sequence ATGGTCAAGGACAAGCAAAAGGACGAACCCGCCCAGGACCTGGCGGCCCTGAAGAAGCGCATCGCCGAACTGGAGCGGACGCTGCAGAACGAGCGGGAAACCTTCGGGACCATCATCCAGAAATCGCCCTACGGTGTCCTGCTGCTTGACGACAAGGGGAAGTTCCTCTACGTCAACCCCGAGTTCGTCCGGGTGACGGGTTACGCCCTCGAGGACATCCCCACGGGGAAGGACTGGCTGAGGAAGGCTTTCCCCGACGCGGAATACCGCCGGAAGGTCATCGAGACCTGGAAGTCCGACATGGCCGCCAACGTCAGGGGCAGCGCCCGGGTCTTCCGCGTCACCTGCCGGGACGGTGCAGTCAAGGTCCTCGAGTTCCGGGCTGCGCGCATCGACGAGCGCCGGGCCATGGTCATGCTCACCGACATCACGGACCGCAAGCGCATCGAGTACGCCCTCATCGAGAGCGAGGAGCGCTTCCGCATCCTCTCGGACAACTCCCCCGTGGGCATCGCCCTGTCGAGGCCCGACGGGGTGTTCGAGTACCTCAACCCCCGCTTCACGGAGATCTTCGGCTACACCATCGAGGACATCCCCGACAGCGAGACGTTCTTGAAGCGGGTCTTCCCGAACCCCTCCTACCGCGACCTGGTGCGGTACTTCTACCGCGAGGACCTCGAGAATTTCACGAAGAGCGGCAAGGTGGGCGAGCGCGTCGTGACGGTCCGCGTCCGGGGGGGCTCGGACCGGATCATCCACTCCCGGATGGTGGTCCTCGGCAACGGCAGGCAGCTCATGACCTACGAGGACATCACGGACCTCAAGAAGATGGAGGCCGAGCTGTTCCACGCGCAGAACATGGAGGCCGTGGCCACCCTCGCGGGCGGGATCGCGCACGCCTTCAACAACATCCTCATGGGCATCCAGGGCTACACGGCCCTGATGCTCTCGGAGACCAAGGCCGATCACCCGGCCTACAGCCGGCTCAAGCGGATCGAAAAACAGGTCAAGAGCGGCTCCGAGCTGACGAACCAGCTGCTGGCCTTTTCCAGCGGCGGGCGCTACGAGGTCAAGCCCTGCAACCTCAACGACATCATCGAGAAGACCTCGACCGCCTTCGGGCAGACCCGCAAGGACATCACCATCCGCAAGTCCCTCGAGAGCGACCTCTGGGCCGTCGAGATCGACCAGGTGCAGATCGAGCAGGTCCTCGTGAACCTCTACGTCAACGCCCAGCAGGCCATGCCGCAGGGCGGCGAATTGACCATCAAGACGCGCAACGTCACCCTCGACGAGGCCTACGTCCGCAACTACAAGGTCAAGCCCGGCAACTACGTCATGGTTTCCGTGACGGACACGGGGATGGGGATCGACGAGCGGACCAAGGAGCGGATCTTCGAGCCCTTCTTCACCACCCGGGAGATGGGGCGGGGGCGCGGCTTGGGGCTGGCCTCGGCCTACGGCATCATCCGCGGCCACCAGGGGATCATCAACATCTACAGCGAGGAGGGCGAGGGGACGACCTTCAACATCTTTTTGCCGGCCACGGACAAGGCGGCCGTCAAGGAGACGGTGCCGCCCAAGGGGCTCCTGGAAGGCAGCGAGACGATCCTCTTCGTGGACGACGAGGACGTGATCATCGACGTCAACCGGGAGATCCTCGAGTCGCTGGGCTACAAGGTCGTGGCCGCCAGGAGCGGCCAGGAGGCAATCGAGATCTACCGCAAGCTCCAGGGCAAGATCGGCCTCGTCATCCTGGACATGATCATGCCCGGGATGGACGGCGAGGCCACCTACGACAGCCTGCGAAAGATCAACGACGACGTCCGGGTGATCCTCTCGAGCGGCTACAGCAAGAACGAGCAGGCGAAGGCCATCCTCGAGAAGGGCTGCCAGGCCTTCATCCAGAAGCCGTTCAGCATCAGCGACCTGTCCATGACGATCCGGCAGGTGCTGGACAAAAAATAA
- a CDS encoding alpha/beta hydrolase, translating into MGVSRKSFPIDAAGHRLHAEWIEPRPVDPGADGTTLVFLHEGLGSIGQWRDFPSLLSERTGLPALVYDRWGYGRSEPFTLPRGTGYLHDEALVALPAVLEACRVGEAIHVGHSDGGSIALIHASRHPGRVRAVITEAAHVFVEEVTLAGIREAVEAYAKTDLGRRLARYHGDKTDLVFHGWADTWLSPAFRDWNIEECLPGVRCPVLIIQGIDDPYGTPAQVQAIERQVSGRAEPMIVRCGHTPHAEARDEVLEAMAAFVRKCLKEGGRVRG; encoded by the coding sequence ATGGGCGTCTCCAGGAAGTCCTTCCCGATCGACGCTGCCGGGCACCGGCTCCACGCCGAATGGATCGAGCCCCGGCCCGTCGACCCGGGCGCAGACGGGACGACCCTCGTCTTCCTGCACGAGGGGTTGGGCAGCATCGGCCAGTGGCGTGACTTCCCGTCACTCCTGAGCGAGAGAACGGGCCTGCCGGCCCTGGTCTACGACCGCTGGGGGTACGGCCGGTCGGAGCCCTTCACCCTGCCCCGCGGTACGGGATACCTCCACGACGAGGCGCTCGTTGCATTGCCGGCCGTCCTCGAGGCGTGCCGCGTGGGCGAGGCGATCCACGTGGGCCACAGCGACGGGGGGTCGATCGCGCTGATCCACGCGTCGAGGCATCCCGGCCGGGTTCGCGCCGTCATCACCGAGGCGGCCCACGTGTTCGTGGAGGAGGTCACCCTGGCGGGGATCCGCGAGGCCGTCGAGGCCTACGCGAAAACGGACCTCGGCAGGCGGCTCGCGCGCTACCACGGGGACAAGACGGACCTCGTCTTTCACGGCTGGGCCGACACGTGGCTTTCGCCGGCTTTCCGGGACTGGAACATCGAGGAGTGCCTGCCCGGCGTGCGCTGCCCCGTCCTGATCATCCAGGGCATCGATGACCCGTACGGCACGCCGGCCCAGGTCCAGGCCATCGAGCGGCAGGTCTCCGGGCGGGCGGAACCGATGATCGTCCGCTGCGGTCACACCCCCCACGCCGAGGCGCGGGATGAGGTGCTCGAGGCGATGGCGGCGTTCGTTCGGAAGTGCTTGAAAGAAGGCGGGAGGGTGAGAGGGTAA
- the mnmA gene encoding tRNA 2-thiouridine(34) synthase MnmA, whose product MPTEQKRAGKILVAMSGGVDSSVAALLLAERGLDIAGLTLFRQDEGQAGYGPRAVEDAARVCRVLGIPHHAVDFGKDLERLVIEPFLAEYRRGRTPNPCVLCNRDIKFGLVLEKARQLGYGSLATGHYARVVTRDGKPALAVPKDRRKDQTYFLWRVRREALGRIHFPLGEFTKQEVRELAGRARLPVSHREESQDICFIPRGGIGTFLEARLHGMGPGRIVDSGGRVVGTHRGIAHYTVGQRARLSAGRGELLYVLAIEPSENLVVVGPRERLRSGGLEADEPNLLADALPAAAHAKIRYAHRPAPCRVESGPGTLAVVFDEPQEAVTPGQSVVLYSGGTVLGGATIRRALEGCEPPY is encoded by the coding sequence ATGCCAACCGAGCAGAAGAGAGCCGGGAAGATCCTCGTGGCCATGAGCGGCGGGGTGGACAGTTCCGTGGCGGCCCTTCTCCTGGCCGAGCGGGGCCTTGACATCGCGGGACTCACGCTTTTCAGGCAGGACGAGGGGCAGGCGGGCTACGGCCCGAGGGCAGTGGAGGATGCGGCAAGGGTCTGCCGCGTGCTCGGCATTCCCCACCACGCGGTTGATTTCGGCAAAGACCTGGAGCGGCTCGTCATCGAGCCCTTCCTGGCGGAGTACCGGCGGGGGAGGACCCCGAATCCCTGCGTGCTGTGCAACCGGGACATCAAGTTCGGGCTGGTGCTCGAGAAGGCCCGGCAGCTCGGTTACGGCAGCCTGGCGACGGGTCACTACGCACGGGTCGTCACGCGGGATGGAAAGCCGGCCCTGGCCGTGCCGAAGGACCGCAGGAAGGACCAGACCTACTTTCTCTGGCGGGTCAGGCGGGAGGCCCTCGGGCGCATCCATTTCCCTCTCGGGGAATTCACGAAGCAGGAGGTCCGGGAACTGGCCGGGCGTGCACGGCTGCCCGTCTCGCATCGGGAGGAAAGCCAGGACATCTGCTTCATCCCCCGGGGGGGGATCGGGACGTTCCTCGAGGCCCGCCTTCACGGCATGGGTCCCGGCCGGATCGTGGACAGCGGGGGTCGTGTCGTGGGCACGCACCGGGGCATCGCTCACTACACGGTCGGCCAGCGGGCGCGGCTGTCGGCCGGGCGGGGGGAGCTTCTCTACGTCCTGGCCATCGAGCCGTCGGAAAACCTCGTCGTGGTGGGCCCGAGGGAGCGCCTGCGCTCGGGGGGGCTCGAGGCGGATGAGCCGAACCTCCTGGCCGATGCCCTGCCGGCCGCGGCGCATGCCAAGATCCGCTATGCGCACAGGCCGGCGCCGTGCCGGGTCGAATCGGGCCCCGGCACCCTTGCGGTCGTCTTCGACGAGCCGCAGGAGGCCGTGACGCCGGGCCAGTCGGTTGTCCTGTACAGCGGCGGGACCGTCCTCGGCGGCGCGACGATCCGCAGGGCCCTTGAGGGGTGCGAACCGCCGTATTGA